A single Hippocampus zosterae strain Florida chromosome 17, ASM2543408v3, whole genome shotgun sequence DNA region contains:
- the LOC127589165 gene encoding cdc42 effector protein 4-like — protein sequence MPILKQLVSGPAQKNRRSRSDLTREMISAPLGDFRHTMHVGRSGDAFGDTSFLGSRSGEPPADPASFPGSPRPGLLSRAFRSSKRSQSTTRMDRHRELPSAASEGSPACVKNAMSLPFLNDEDAGGDAVARSPSPSPTSRRFPESREPRFGEAGELPEGRSPATGGGMKHADSVTSFHVDLGPSMLGDILGVMQKEDDDLGYEEGKSSEGRASPPLSAHGSDDDGDGRRTTVAVAEEEEEVSPRPEVPPAPRYTPEVLPKHLRHPDSCSVSSSGVYAADTDSATFSAPPGEESRFSSFLDDDEDDEIRV from the coding sequence ATGCCCATCCTGAAGCAGCTGGTGTCCGGCCCCGCTCAGAAGAACCGTCGCTCCCGTAGCGACCTGACCCGGGAGATGATCAGCGCGCCGCTGGGCGACTTCCGCCACACCATGCACGTGGGCCGCAGCGGCGACGCCTTCGGCGACACCTCCTTCCTCGGCTCGCGCTCGGGGGAGCCCCCCGCCGACCCCGCCTCCTTCCCCGGCTCCCCCCGTCCGGGCTTGCTGTCGCGCGCCTTCCGCAGCAGCAAGCGCTCGCAGTCCACCACCCGAATGGACCGCCATCGGGAGCTCCCCTCAGCCGCCTCGGAAGGATCGCCCGCTTGCGTCAAGAACGCCATGTCTCTGCCCTTCCTCAACGACGAGGACGCGGGAGGCGACGCGGTGGCCCGGAGCCCGTCCCCCAGCCCCACGAGCCGGCGCTTCCCGGAGTCTCGGGAACCGCGTTTCGGGGAAGCCGGCGAGCTCCCCGAGGGGCGGAGCCCCGCCACCGGCGGCGGAATGAAGCACGCCGACTCGGTCACGTCCTTCCACGTCGACCTGGGCCCGTCCATGCTGGGGGACATCCTGGGCGTGATGCAGAAGGAGGACGACGACCTCGGCTACGAGGAAGGCAAGAGCAGCGAGGGCCGCGCCTCACCGCCGCTCAGCGCCCACGGaagcgacgacgacggcgacggGAGGAGGACGACGGTGGCCgtagccgaggaggaggaggaagtgagCCCGAGGCCCGaagtgccccccgccccccggtaTACCCCGGAGGTCCTCCCCAAACACTTGCGGCACCCGGATAGCTGCTCCGTGTCCAGCTCGGGCGTGTACGCGGCCGACACGGACAGCGCCACCTTCAGCGCTCCGCCGGGAGAGGAGAGCCGCTTCTCGTCCTTCCTGGACGACGACGAAGACGATGAGATCCGCGTGTGA
- the LOC127589198 gene encoding peripheral myelin protein 22-like, producing the protein MLLILLGVLILHLIILILLIVSTAASAWTVGGNVSKDLWYNCLANDVIYQCTPASDEDWIQAVQALMILAVLFCFFSLVAFVFQLFKLVKGGRFFFTAIFQILASLFVMCGAIIYTVMRTDDLPGAQFGYAYVLAWVAFPLCLISGLIYIVLRKKE; encoded by the exons ATGCTGCTCATCCTGCTCGGAGTGCTGATTTTGCACCTgatcatcctcatccttctcATCGTGTCCACGGCAGCGAGT GCCTGGACCGTCGGTGGCAATGTCAGCAAGGACCTGTGGTACAACTGCCTGGCCAATGATGTCATCTACCAGTGCACTCCAGCCAGCGATGAAG ACTGGATCCAGGCGGTGCAGGCCCTGATGATCCTGGCCGtgctcttctgcttcttctcgCTGGTGGCCTTCGTCTTCCAGCTGTTCAAACTGGTGAAGGGCGGTCGCTTCTTCTTCACCGCCATCTTCCAGATCTTGGCCA GTCTGTTTGTGATGTGCGGCGCCATCATCTACACGGTGATGCGGACGGACGATTTGCCCGGGGCGCAGTTCGGCTACGCCTACGTGCTGGCCTGGGTGGCGTTCCCGCTCTGCCTCATCAGCGGCCTCATTTACATCGTGCTGCGGAAGaaggagtga
- the hs3st3b1a gene encoding heparan sulfate glucosamine 3-O-sulfotransferase 3B1a translates to MESSPALHVAPTAQAKNKLLVVCIMLSLWLYVIYCCSGSGAGAPGLGYERGGANADARRGGGGSRDLLRNEADDDADARRASSSFNESESQKLPRAIIIGVKKGGTRALLEFLRLHPDVRAAGAEPHFFDRNYHKGLDWYRELMPKSSEGQLTIEKTPSYYVTEEVPARIHAMSKDTKLMVVVRDPVTRAVSDYAQTRSKKPDIASFESLTFKNASAGGIDAAWSAVRIGMYAKHLERWLRYFRAEQMLFVSGERLISDPAGELARVQDFLGLRREITEKHFHFNPAKGFPCLKRAQSDGKPHCLGKTKGRTHPDIDPRVVRSLREFYKPLNRQFYQMTGHDFGWD, encoded by the exons ATGGAATCTAGTCCGGCTCTCCACGTTGCGCCAACAGCCCAGGCCAAGAACAAATTGTTGGTCGTGTGCATCATGTTGTCCCTGTGGCTCTACGTCATCTACTGCTGCTCGGGATCCGGCGCCGGTGCGCCCGGGCTCGGCTACGAGCGCGGAGGAGCGAACGCGGACgcccggcgcggcggcggcggctcccgGGACTTGCTCCGTAACGAGGCGGACGACGACGCGGACGCGCGCCGGGCGTCGTCTTCCTTCAACGAGTCCGAGAGTCAAAAGCTGCCGCGGGCCATCATCATCGGCGTGAAGAAAGGGGGGACGCGCGCGCTGCTCGAGTTCCTGCGGCTGCACCCGGACGTGCGCGCGGCGGGGGCAGAGCCGCACTTCTTCGACCGCAACTACCACAAGGGCCTGGACTGGTACAG GGAACTGATGCCAAAGTCCTCCGAGGGTCAGCTGACCATCGAGAAGACGCCCAGCTACTACGTCACCGAGGAGGTCCCCGCCCGGATCCACGCCATGTCGAAAGACACCAAGCTGATGGTGGTGGTCCGAGACCCGGTCACCCGAGCCGTGTCGGACTACGCGCAGACGCGTTCCAAGAAGCCCGACATTGCGTCTTTCGAAAGCCTGACCTTCAAGAACGCGTCGGCGGGCGGCATCGACGCGGCCTGGAGCGCCGTTCGCATCGGCATGTACGCCAAGCACCTGGAGCGTTGGCTCCGATACTTCCGCGCGGAGCAAATGCTGTTCGTCAGCGGCGAGCGGCTGATCTCCGACCCCGCCGGGGAGCTGGCGCGGGTCCAGGACTTTCTGGGGCTCAGGAGAGAGATCACCGAGAAGCACTTCCACTTTAACCCGGCGAAGGGCTTCCCTTGCCTCAAGCGGGCGCAGAGCGACGGCAAACCGCACTGCCTGGGCAAAACCAAGGGCCGAACCCACCCCGACATCGACCCCCGGGTGGTGCGGAGCCTACGGGAGTTCTACAAGCCCTTGAACAGACAGTTCTACCAGATGACGGGTCACGACTTTGGCTGGGACTGA